The DNA segment TCACCGACTAAATAAGCAATGGGTTCACCTTTAATACGTCGAGTAAGCAATTGCGACAATTGAGCTAACTCGTCTGATGAAAGTACCGTTTCATTAAAGGCAATTAAATAAGTGCGAGTACGTTGTGTTACGTACCCAAGTAAGATTTCAGCATCGCGTTTAGGGCTGTCACTTTCAATTAATTGCAAGGCTGCTTCACGCAGCCATTGTTCATAATTCATTAATTCAACTCAGAAAGTGCAGAAAGCTGATCGGCTTGATATTCGGTCACAATAGGCTGAATTAATGGATCTAATTTTCCTTCCATCACTTCATCTAAACGATAAAATGTGAGATTGATACGGTGATCTGTTACACGCCCTTGCGGGAAATTATACGTTCTAATTCGGTCAGAACGGTCACCAGAACCCAATAAGTTACGACGCTCAGAAGCTTCTGCCTCTTGGCGTTTTTGCATTTCAGCTGCACGAATACGTGCGCCTAATACTGACATCGCTTTGGCTTTATTTTTGTGCTGTGAACGTTCATCCTGACATTCCACCACAATTCCTGTTGGAATATGCGTAATACGAATAGCAGAATCAGTGGTATTAACGTGCTGACCACCCGCCCCTGAAGAACGGAATGTATCTATACGTAAATCACTTGGGCTGATTTCAGGTAATTCAGCTTCAGGCACTTCAGCTAATACCGCAACCGTACAAGCAGAGGTATGAATACGACCTTGAGATTCCGTTTCTGGAACGCGCTGAACGCGGTGGCCGCCTGATTCAAATTTCAATACACCATAAGCGCCATCACCAACAACTTTTGCAATGACTTCTTTATAGCCACCATGTTCACCTTCGTTGGCATTCATGACTTCAATACGCCAGCGACGTGATTCGGCATAACGGCTATACATACGGAATAAATCACCAGCAAATAATGCCGCTTCATCTCCCCCTGTTCCCGCACGAATTTCAAGGAAACAGTTAAATTCATCATCAGGATCTTTAGGTAACAACAGTACTTGTAACTGTTGTTCTAAATCATCATTTAATGCTTGCGCTTCTTTCAGCTCTTCTTGTGCCATCTCTTTCATTTCAGGATCATCAAGCATCATTTCTGCTGCTTCGATGTCGTCTTGCACTTTTCGCCATTGGCTAAAACAAGCCGTGACGTCAGTTAATTGAGAGTATTCTTTTGAAAGCGCACGAAAACGCTCCTGAGAGGCAATAACATCGGCTTCTGACAGAAGTGCCTGAATTTCTTCATAACGCTCTTGTAGAGCTTCCAACTTAGCGACAATAGAAGGCTTCATTCGTAGATTAAGATCCTGTTAGACAAAGTTAATTATGGGTAATACCCAAACTTTCACGTAATAGATTCAGGCGTTCAATATCACCATCACTGGCAGCCTGTTGAAGAGATTTTGTTGGTGTGTGAATAAGGCGATTCATCAATTGATGAGAGAGCTGGTGGATAACTTTTTCTGCATCCGCTCCGTTTTGTATCAATGTGATGGCCTTTTCTGTCATTTCTGCACGTAACATTTCAGCGCTGTCTCGATATTCTCGAATTGCACCTACAGCACCTTGCGCCCGTAGCCAATCCATAAACTGCCCACTTTCTTGCTGAACAATATGCTCTGCTTGAATTGCAGCCGCTTGGCGTTGTTCACGGTTATGTTGAATAATTGCTTCTAAATCATCAACGCTATACAGATAAACGTTATTTAGCTTTTCAACATCTTGTTCAATATCACGAGGAACTGCAATATCCACCAGCAACATTGGCTGATTACGCCGTTTTTTAAGCGCCCTTTCAACCATTCCTTTACCAATAATAGGCAAAGGGCTTGCCGTAGAACTAATGACAATATCAGCTTGTGCAAGACATTCATCAATCTCTGATAATGTAATCACTTCGGCATCAACTTCATTCGCTAAACGTTGAGCGCGCTCTTTTGTTCGATTAGCAATAATGATTTTTTTGACTTGATGTTCACGCAGATGACGAGCGACTAACTCTATTGTCTCGCCTGCGCCCACTAATAAGATCGTCAAAGAAGATAACGACTCAAAGATTTGACGCGCGAGCGTACAAGCTGCAAAAGCGACAGAAACCGCATTGGCACCAATTTGTGTCTCTGTTCTCACTCTTTTCGCAACTGAAAAAGATTTCTGAAACAAACGTTCCAGCTCTGAAGAGAGTGAGTGATAGCTTTGAGAATCGGCAAAGGCTTTTTTAACTTGCCCTAATATTTGAGGTTCACCTAATACTAGAGAATCTAAGCCACTTGCCACTCGCATTAAATGGCTGACAGCTTGATTATCTTGATGCCAATAAACACTGCTTTTCAGTTCATTTGGCTCTATTTGGTGATATTGACATAACCAGCGAATAAGCTGTTCATGGCTATTTTCTTTGTCTTCCATACTCAGATAAAGCTCAGTACGGTTACAAGTAGACAGCACAACACCGCCTCTGACAGCGGGTTGCTGTAAGAGGTTATTTAAG comes from the Proteus appendicitidis genome and includes:
- the prfA gene encoding peptide chain release factor 1, whose protein sequence is MKPSIVAKLEALQERYEEIQALLSEADVIASQERFRALSKEYSQLTDVTACFSQWRKVQDDIEAAEMMLDDPEMKEMAQEELKEAQALNDDLEQQLQVLLLPKDPDDEFNCFLEIRAGTGGDEAALFAGDLFRMYSRYAESRRWRIEVMNANEGEHGGYKEVIAKVVGDGAYGVLKFESGGHRVQRVPETESQGRIHTSACTVAVLAEVPEAELPEISPSDLRIDTFRSSGAGGQHVNTTDSAIRITHIPTGIVVECQDERSQHKNKAKAMSVLGARIRAAEMQKRQEAEASERRNLLGSGDRSDRIRTYNFPQGRVTDHRINLTFYRLDEVMEGKLDPLIQPIVTEYQADQLSALSELN
- the hemA gene encoding glutamyl-tRNA reductase is translated as MTLLALGINHKTAPVALREKVSFSPDTMGDALNNLLQQPAVRGGVVLSTCNRTELYLSMEDKENSHEQLIRWLCQYHQIEPNELKSSVYWHQDNQAVSHLMRVASGLDSLVLGEPQILGQVKKAFADSQSYHSLSSELERLFQKSFSVAKRVRTETQIGANAVSVAFAACTLARQIFESLSSLTILLVGAGETIELVARHLREHQVKKIIIANRTKERAQRLANEVDAEVITLSEIDECLAQADIVISSTASPLPIIGKGMVERALKKRRNQPMLLVDIAVPRDIEQDVEKLNNVYLYSVDDLEAIIQHNREQRQAAAIQAEHIVQQESGQFMDWLRAQGAVGAIREYRDSAEMLRAEMTEKAITLIQNGADAEKVIHQLSHQLMNRLIHTPTKSLQQAASDGDIERLNLLRESLGITHN